A segment of the Cutaneotrichosporon cavernicola HIS019 DNA, chromosome: 6 genome:
GATGGCGGCACGGAGGTGGGCGAGAGCGGTGATCGACTGCATCTCGATCGTgttcatctcctcgagaGGGTGGTCGAGAACACCAGGCGTGTCAACGACCTGCCAGCGGAGGTACTTGTAGTCCATGTGTCCAACGAAGAGCGACTTTGTCGTGAACGCGTAGGgctggacgtcgacgtcggcgcgaGTAATCTTGTTGACAAACGACGACTTGCCGACGTTGGGGTAACCACAGATGATGAGGGTACGGGTGTTGGGGTCGATAGCAGGGAGACGCGAGATGTGCTGGCGCACCTGCTCGAGGTACGCGAGGGGGTCCTTCTGGCGACGCATAATGGTGGCCATGCGGCCGAGAGCAGcgcgcttgagctgctTGCAGCGGTACAGCGAGTCACCGAACTTGAGCAGGCGGCAGTAATCCTTGGCGACCTGGGCGATAAGGTGGCGAGCCGTCGAGATCTGGCCCAGCGCGAGCTTGTAGTGGTTCTTGTCGTACAGCACATTGAGCAAGCTCGACAGGAAGGGGTGcaggttgtcgaggatggggaactcgtcgaggatgcggcCAATCTTCTCATCGAATGAGTCCTGAGTGAACTTGACCTTGCGCATGTAGAAGTTCCTGATACGGCTGATCTGGCTGTCAGTACGAGTCCGGAGTCGGGTCGTGGTCGTATGAGTGGGCTCACCTTGAAGTTCTTGTGGATGACCGTGGGAGTGCGACGCATGGTACCCTGGAGGACGACATCGATGAAGtcggccgacgtcggcaccGGCGCAATGTCCTTGATCATACTGGTGGTCGCCATGATGATGAGATAGCGAGAGGGAAGATGTGGTTGAAGGTGGcgaagatgaagaggatgaggctAGCTTGCGTTGTGGGCTAGCTGGGTATCGATGCGCACAGTGCGTGTGCTTCTTTTGTAGATGTTACAGGTGATGAAAAGGGTCTAGGCGACGGACGTCCAGAGGTGCTGAGATGAGGTTGAATTGAAGGATTAGCTCACCGAGGAGCAAGACGGCGATGGTGAGAGAGACTACAACCACCTGTAGTTTCAAAATCCAAAATCCTatctcaacctccactccgCCCAAACGTCGACACTAACACCTGGGGTGAAGAGAAAATATGCCGCCACTCGCGTGTTATTACCCAACAGATCATGTTGGAACGGGAACAAAAGAGGCAAGATTGAGAATAGGCACGCCATGAACGCCATGGCACGCCAGTGACGTGACAAGTTTTGTGACGAAGATTCGGGGATGTAATTGGGTTAAGCAAATGGAACTAATGAGCGGAATCAAAGTCCTCTGCCACAATATTAGTCTTCGGACGcaggggagggggggtAGAATAGGTAGAAGTCGGGTAACTCTGGACAAGAGATTGGTAGGCGTGCCATTGTTCGTCCCTGTGCCACTcatccccctcccttcctcctcccctcctcgccgcacTACCCACCGCTACCCACCGTCCCTCGTACTCGAACTCGAAACCACCACCCATCCACACGAACCATTCATTTACAACACCACCCGTCGTCCATCCCCCTCGACTACAACTATCTCGCACTCGAGCTCTACCCGTTATTCTACGAGGCCCACACGCAGCGGCTTAACCGGCAACACCTTGTCTGGACGCCGTCGTTGTCGATCTCACTAGACTTCGACCTCTTTCCCTTTTCTTAACCGCCATTGCAtctcccctccttcccccactACCCATCCAAGACCAACTACAATGGCAACAGTTGGCGAACTGAACAAAAAGTTCGCCccgcagctcgagcagctgcagGCAATCTTCCCCGATTGGGACGAGCAGGACCTCGTGTTTGCCCTTCAAGACTCCAAGGGTAACGTCGAGGACACTGTTCTTGCCATCTCTGAGGGTGCGTCGCGTCGCAGCCACACGGCTGTCCCACAGCATTTCCTACCACTTCCCATCGCACAAAGCTGACGCGTGTTATCCTGCTTCTTTTGTGACCCGTGACTCTTCAATTGTTTCGCTTGGCTTCTTCCCTCGCACGTCAAACCCTGGCCTGTCAACAACACGCTCCGTGTCCTCATCATTTCCTGCGATTGCCACTCGTGTACTGGATCCCATCATTACTGCACCGTCAatcgccgcgtcgcgccccGGTCTCAAACTGCACGCGTCTCTACCTATCAGGCCGCGCGTCCCAGTTCACCCAAGCCACAAAGAAGAAGCCCGCCAAGACGGCTGGACCCAAGGCCTACGGCGGTCGGAACGCCGACAGCTGGGAGACTCAAGACTCGTTTGTTGggggcggccgcggcggacgCTCTGGTGGCAGAGGCGGACGGGGTGGTGGTATGGCTCGCGGCATAGGTATGTCATGCTGACCACTCGCGATGTTGCATGCTGATGTCCTCCACAGCAGCCGTGCGTGGGGCTCGTATCGGACGCGCTGGAGCGCGTGCTGGTCGCGGCGGCTATGGCAACGTGAACGGCGACGTCAAGAAGAGCGACGCGCCCTTGGAGGcgtggccgacgacgaccgcgacgaccgcCGACGGCTGGAACGCCCAGGTCGAGCAGGCAGAGGCTGCCTCCGCGCATGCTGAAGACGGCAGGGGAGAGCCTGCCCAGCCAGAGGCAAAGCCGGAGGAGCCGGTCGTCGCCCCCGAGCCCGTGAAGAGAGGCGCATGGGGCAAGGAGCTGCCAAAGTCTGTCCAGCCTCCCAAGCAGGCTGCTGCCCCAGTTGCTGCCCCAGTTgctgcgccggcgctggcgccggccCCGGTTGCGGCTGCACCTGCTGCGCCtgctcagcctcctcccaagcccaagatgACTTGGGCCCAGATTGCCAAGTATGTCATCTTAACGAGTATCACTGACATGTTTTAGGCCCGTCGagaagcccaagcccgcacccactcctcctgctcctgccCCGAAGGCTCCAGAGCCGCAGCCCAAGCCAGAGgtcgtggaggaggagtctctggaggccgaggaggagatcgtGCAGCCTGAGCCCGAGGTCACCGAGGCAGAGGAGCCAGAGAAGGTCACTGAGGAGGTTCCTGAGGTGCCCgtcgccaagcccgagcccgaggtgGTTGAGCCTGCGTTGCAGCCCGAGCCAGAGGCTGCTAAGGAGACccctgcgcctcctccgcagGAGGAGTCTTGGGCGTCTGACCCAGCTATCGTTGGGTCCGCTGCTCCCGCCACTGCCCCGGAACCCGTCACCACCTACACCGGCCCTCCCGGCTTCAACTCTGTCGCGTCCAAGGCTGTCGGTTCGCAGCAGCCCAGGACTTCGTCCCGCGGTGCGCACCGTTTCAAGAAcactggcggcgaggctgtTGTTCTCCCTGCACAGGCGAGCGGTGTGTCGTCGATGGAGATCCAGTTCGGCAACTTGAGCTTTGGTGGCCTCAACGGCGACGGTGTTGAGACACCCGTCCAGCCCGAGGAAGCTCCCACTGCTCAGTCTCCGGTCGCCCACGCCCCCTCCGTCCCCGCAGCCGCTCCTCAGCAGGCTGCTCCCGCCCAGCAGGCCTCGTCCTGGCAGCAGGCTGCTCCTCAGCAACCTACTGGGTTCCCTGGCCAGCCGCAGGGCCAGTCCTACGAGTCGTACGGGCAACAGCAGGGCCACCAGCAAgaggcgcagcagcagcagcctcagcagcagcagccccagcagcagccccagcagcagcagctccAGCAACCTCAGCAGTCGCAGTATGGCTACCGCCAGGAAGGCTACTACAACCCCATCAGCTCACAGGGACAGCAGGGACAGCAGAACGAGCAGtcgcagcagcagcagcagcagcagcaggcccagcagcagcagccacaccagcagcagcagcaaccCCAGCAGCAATCGTACGACCAGTTCGGTGCGGGCGGTTTCAGCAACCAGTGGCctggccagcagcagccacAGCCCAACGAGTACGGTCAGGGCCGCAACTTTGACTCATTCTCGAACGCTGGCTACAACCGGCCTCCTGCCGACGAGCCCAAGCAGCAGGTTCCCACCGCGGCCGCTGCTCCTTCGCAGCCCCAGCAGAGCCTGCCGCACCAGCAGAACCAGTACTACTCGGCTATCGGCAGCATGGGCAACATGGGTTACTACCAGCACCCGTCGGGTCCTTACAACCCCTACTACCAGTGTAGGTCCTTGGGCGCGGTGACATCCTTCGAGTTCTTACTGACGATGCACAGACGGCCACACCCACAACCCCGGGTTCCAGCAGTACTACCCGATGGCTAGCCGCCAGATGTACGGTCAGCCTCCCTCCCACCAGCCCCCCGCACCGATCCCCACCAACAAGCCTACGCCGCCCACGCACTCGCCGTACGGTGCGCCCAACCAGTACCCGTCGTCTGGCTATGAGGACCAGTCGTACGGCCTCGGGCGCTTCGGAGACGCGAACAAGGCCAGCGGCAACTTGCAGTCTGGGCAGAGCCAGCAGAACCCCCAGCCCATTGGAGCCGGGTCGCTCCCCCAGTCCGGCTACCAACAGCAAGGTCTGCATAacttcctcggcggcggcacgcCAACTGGCGCTGCGGGATCGCAGCAGCCCAACCGGCCCCAGGCCAGCACGCCCGAGGATAGCTTCAAGGGCCAGGGTGCCGGCAGCCAGCAGTCTGGCGCCAGTGCCGCCGGTGTGGGCGCGCGGGGTGCGCAGCCCCAGCAGCCCCAGACGCAGCAGGCGTTCGCGTCGTACCCGTATGGTGGCTACCAGAGCCACGACTGGTCGCCCTAcgggcagcagcagcaacagcaacagcagcagcagcagcagcactACGGGGCCTCGCGCAACGGCGGCTACACCAACTGGCAGCAGTAGTTATGCGACATGACTTGTGCGCCGCCAACCATGTCCCCTGTGTCCACCTCCAGACCCGATttcgcctcgccctcgttTCCCAAACAACTGTGCAAACACATCAACAAATATGTTTTTCCCCATCAACCATCGCATCCACCCATCTCGCCTGTTCCGCGGAACAGGGCCCTCCTCTCTACGTTCTCTCGTTTCTCAGATAAACAATCACCACCTGTCACTGTAGGCTTGAGTGtgccgaggaagatgcACTGGTTGAAGCAGCGGGGGCcgggggcgagggcgagggcgagggcgagggcggtgtGGTGTGGGCGTGCTGAGTGGAGTAGACCGACGTAAGCGGCGCCGAGTCGAGTCGCTAAGAATCAAGTTATGACTCGAGACGCCAGGACTCGGTGATGGTCCGAGAGGCTGATGATGAGATTGCACCTGACCGCCAAGGCTGGCTAGCCACTTGTCGCTGGCGTCATCTCGGCGGTATCTATAGCGCCGAGAGGGGTAAGCAGGGTGTAGGGTGTGGTGTGTGGTGTGACGGTAGGCGAAGTGGACGGTTCAGTGGACGATCCACTAGCAGTCAAGCAGCCAACACGCTCATCCCTCATGTCTCCCTCGCACATGTCACAGAACAGATCTACGGGGTTTGACCATAACCCCATAACCCGTAGTCCCATTCATCGGTCAGGACGGATAACGGTTACAACTATACAAAAAGGTCGGCGCACCCGAGTGGCTTGTGGCGGCCACTTTGTGAGATCTAGCGTAAATCCGGCGTGAGGCGTGAGGCGTGAATATGGCTTTCGTGTCAGCTTGAATCCAAACAAGCGTAAAAGTCTGAGAGGAAGAATTGCACATGAGATCAGCCTATAGCCTGGTCTCGGAATTCACGCCGGGGTACATTGGGCATAAGGATGTGCGAGATGCGGGAGCCGAATTGCGAACGGCAAACAGTAAATGAGGAGCCGAGGCTACACCAGACAGATCAAGATGAGTATGACAATATGACAAGAATTGCTTTATATGCGCCACGCCACGTGCCGCGGGAGTTGAAGTAGGGCTAAGATTCTGCGATTTAGGAATGTATCGACTTTTGCTAACGATCTTCAGCCAGATGGGGAGACAGTCAGCTATGAGATACAGTTGGTTGATCGGCTGATGGCTGATGGCTGCCAGGGATCTGGATCTAGATCCTGTCAGATGATCAGTTATTCTCATTGTGGACGCTTGCTTCTGCGCGCTGctcgctcgtcgctcgTCAGATGTGATGGTGAGGCACGTGACCCGGGCGGGAACGCACCGCAAGCCCCCGACTGCCGGCAtgtgacgaggtcgaggacggcatGCTAGCCAAAGACGCGTCGGCGTATGTTACGGTCTCGAGGTCGCTTCCACCTGTTGACGTCGCGGTCATCTGCAATGCGGTAATTGCATGTACTATTCGACCAGCTGCCATCCCGCAATTCAACCAGTTGGAtgtccttctcggcgtTCCTAGGCCTGTTCCGCACTTCATTCAACACGCGCAACACGCGCGACGCGGACTCTTTCCGCACCCTATTTTAGTGGGACAGATCCGACGGATTGACAGTCATCTTCCGTTAAACCGGGTTAGACCGTCAGATGACAGGCACTCACTATGTGCCACGGCACTGCGGCACTCAAGGCACCTGCTTCCGCGAGTCTACTGTCCAGACTTTGGGTTACAAGTAAATATAGTCACTCGCGCATTCTCGTAAGAGGGCGGGCGTTACGCACTGCCGGTTTCCCAGTTTCTCAGAATTACAAGTTTCCCATCAAGCAACCAGAGTGAGAGAGATGTGAGAGGGGTCGTGCGGACATCATTGTGGCGCCGATGACATTCACATATTAGCACGTAGATGTGAGAGTGTAAGGTAGGTAGTACGGCCGATCCGCCATACGGGGAACGGGCCAGTCCCGGAACATGTTAGCATGAGTCACTGTATCCTGGCCCGACTGGCAGAATGAAAATGTTAACGGCATTGTGAAGGGTGAGTACGCAGCTCGGGGCCATATTGCAGTCAATTCGGTTGATGTTCGGGCATATcagggaggaagagggggggagggggggcCGCATTAGTATGGTGGCGTCCAGGACAAGAACGGTAGAAGAGAGAGGATGAGATGAAAGAGGCGTCGCACGAGTAGGATGTACCCCGACAAAACTTTATGCCATGGACCACTCATGCTCCGATTTTTTCAATTTGTCCCTGACCCACCATGCCCAACCATGCCCAAAATGCCCTAATGCCCTACTTTAACTAGAGTTGTGTATATTCGAGGGTAGTCACTCAGTGGTGGTAAGGCAAAGTCAGGCAGGGAGAGCTGGCGTCGTAGTTCCGCCACTTGGGGTTCGGGGCATTACAGGTTCGACCCATCTAGGAGTTGAGCAAAGTGTAAGCAGAATACAGGGGCTGAGGCGTCAAGTGTGGGCTGGTTGGGCTGGTGGGCATCGTCAGCGCATGTGCTGCGAGATGTGCAGTGCGATGGGATGCGTAGCACCGTCCCG
Coding sequences within it:
- the DEF1 gene encoding uncharacterized protein (CUE domain) — its product is MATVGELNKKFAPQLEQLQAIFPDWDEQDLVFALQDSKGNVEDTVLAISEGRASQFTQATKKKPAKTAGPKAYGGRNADSWETQDSFVGGGRGGRSGGRGGRGGGMARGIAAVRGARIGRAGARAGRGGYGNVNGDVKKSDAPLEAWPTTTATTADGWNAQVEQAEAASAHAEDGRGEPAQPEAKPEEPVVAPEPVKRGAWGKELPKSVQPPKQAAAPVAAPVAAPALAPAPVAAAPAAPAQPPPKPKMTWAQIAKPVEKPKPAPTPPAPAPKAPEPQPKPEVVEEESLEAEEEIVQPEPEVTEAEEPEKVTEEVPEVPVAKPEPEVVEPALQPEPEAAKETPAPPPQEESWASDPAIVGSAAPATAPEPVTTYTGPPGFNSVASKAVGSQQPRTSSRGAHRFKNTGGEAVVLPAQASGVSSMEIQFGNLSFGGLNGDGVETPVQPEEAPTAQSPVAHAPSVPAAAPQQAAPAQQASSWQQAAPQQPTGFPGQPQGQSYESYGQQQGHQQEAQQQQPQQQQPQQQPQQQQLQQPQQSQYGYRQEGYYNPISSQGQQGQQNEQSQQQQQQQQAQQQQPHQQQQQPQQQSYDQFGAGGFSNQWPGQQQPQPNEYGQGRNFDSFSNAGYNRPPADEPKQQVPTAAAAPSQPQQSLPHQQNQYYSAIGSMGNMGYYQHPSGPYNPYYQYGHTHNPGFQQYYPMASRQMYGQPPSHQPPAPIPTNKPTPPTHSPYGAPNQYPSSGYEDQSYGLGRFGDANKASGNLQSGQSQQNPQPIGAGSLPQSGYQQQGLHNFLGGGTPTGAAGSQQPNRPQASTPEDSFKGQGAGSQQSGASAAGVGARGAQPQQPQTQQAFASYPYGGYQSHDWSPYGQQQQQQQQQQQQHYGASRNGGYTNWQQ